A single window of Vibrio gazogenes DNA harbors:
- a CDS encoding GNAT family N-acetyltransferase, with product MSIKIRKAAISDAKAISELIVPLTEKYVCPTFDASVRHILLDSMSEANMETYLSANYFYVVAVNRNDDVVGVAGIRDHSHLYHLFVDDNHQGQGLSRQLWHVVKQASLDNGNRGYFTVNSAVNAESVYLRFGFKRIDGIRNRNGMVDIPMALDRVDES from the coding sequence ATGAGTATCAAGATCAGAAAAGCAGCCATCAGTGATGCGAAGGCCATTAGTGAGTTGATTGTACCGTTAACAGAAAAGTATGTTTGCCCAACTTTTGACGCATCTGTCCGGCATATTTTGTTGGATTCGATGTCGGAGGCGAACATGGAGACTTATTTGTCTGCTAATTATTTCTATGTTGTTGCGGTTAATCGGAATGACGATGTGGTTGGTGTGGCCGGCATCCGGGATCATTCACACCTGTATCATCTCTTTGTCGATGATAACCATCAAGGTCAGGGGCTTTCGCGTCAGTTATGGCATGTGGTCAAACAAGCATCGCTCGACAACGGTAATCGGGGATATTTTACGGTGAATTCTGCGGTGAACGCAGAAAGTGTCTATTTACGTTTTGGTTTTAAACGGATTGATGGGATCAGGAATAGAAACGGGATGGTGGATATTCCGATGGCATTGGACAGGGTTGATGAATCATGA